From the Vanessa cardui chromosome 18, ilVanCard2.1, whole genome shotgun sequence genome, one window contains:
- the LOC124537678 gene encoding proton-coupled folate transporter-like: MATKVTSETELADTKVNNGKVENNREVEQEVVQRSFSEKIKNFINFFTVEPFLFCYILPNIISSIAVQKLNMEKACRVDLNYSEYICSQAISGDFSDNITEIALGEAQTLVADMTSWKQPLQSGIPALLILFVGAWSDKTGNRKYLMLIPMFGELVSAVGLILTTYFFLEWPLWITGLIEALPSAFSGGLSIALMGSYSYIADVTTVETRTFRMGCVAVIVTLGIPLGSSISGVLLELVGFYGIFGIGALLYTFGFLHTYFRIHDVNRVKIEGTFRQKLYDFFNPKNAWDTLSLLFLTPKKELIQIWLVVWAHIVVIGPVFGESAVLFLYTLKKFNMGVVEFSLFSTYSVLMGLAGTAVAVTVLSKYFKVHDDLLGAIATTSKVLSSFVYGLAPNKSWFYAGPVLDFFGNCGSTVVRSLGTKVVDPDEIGKICSLIGVVEAIVPVIYTPIYSKLYSKTLETLPGAFYLLGGLMTIPAVFIFIFLYFIHKRQEKDVVKDPDAKVMHAHDNAVTVL; encoded by the exons atggctacTAAAGTAACAAGTGAAACTGAATTAGCGGACACAAAAGTGAATAATggaaaagttgaaaataatcgTGAAGTGGAACAGGAAGTGGTCCAAAGATCGTTTTCGGAGAAAATTAAGAATTTCATAAATTTCTTCACCGTGGAACCGTTCCtcttttgttacattttacCTAATATAATATCATCTATAGCAGTTCAAAAACTGAACATGGAAAAAGCATGTCGTGTTGACCTTAATTATTCTGAATATATTTGCTCCCAAGCTATATCCGGAGATTTCAGTGATAACATCACGGAAATTGCTTTGGGTGAAGCACAAACCTTAGTAGCAGATATGACGAGCTGGAAACAGCCCTTACAAAGTGGAATACCTgcccttttaatattattcgttGGAGCGTGGAGTGATAAAACCGGAAATAGGAAATATCTAATGCTCATTCCAATGTTTGGGGAGCTTGTGTCAGCCGTGGgattaattttaacaacataTTTCTTTCTTGAATGGCCGTTGTGGATAACAGGGTTAATAGAGGCACTCCCTTCAGCATTTTCTGGTGGACTTTCAATCGCTTTGATGGGTTCCTACAGCTACATAGCTGATGTTACTACTGTTGAGACACGTACTTTTAGAATGGGTTGTGTAGCAGTAATCGTTACTTTGGGGATACCCTTGGGATCTTCCATAAGTGGCGTTTTGTTAGAACTAGTAGGTTTCTACGGAATATTTGGTATCGGAGCATTACTGTACACTTTTGGTTTCCTTCATACTTATTTTAGAATACATGATGTTAATCGTGTTAAAATTGAAGGCACGTTTCGGCAAAAACTTTACGATTTCTTCAATCCGAAAAATGCTTGGGATACACTTTCGCTGCTGTTTCTAACGCCTAAGAAAGAACTTATCCAAATATGGCTTGTTGTTTGGGCACATATTGTTGTCATTGGACCAGTATTTG gtGAAAGCgctgtgttatttttatacacactGAAGAAATTCAATATGGGTGTGGTGGAATTTAGTCTTTTCTCAACATATTCTGTGCTAATGGGACTAGCTG GTACGGCCGTTGCTGTAACAGTTTTGAGCAAATATTTTAAGGTTCACGACGATCTCCTCGGGGCAATAGCGACCACAAGTAAAGTGCTCTCCAGTTTTGTTTACGGCTTAGCACCAAATAAATCTTGGTTTTACGCCGGACCGGTTCTCGATTTCTTTGGTAATTGTGGATCAACGGTTGTCAGATCTTTGGGAACTAAAGTCGTCGATCCTGACGAAATTg GTAAAATCTGTTCACTAATTGGTGTCGTGGAGGCAATAGTGCCGGTTATCTACACTCCTATTTACAGCAAGTTATACTCTAAGACACTTGAAACTTTACCCGGAGCATTTTATCTTCTCGGTGGTTTGATGACGATACCCGCAGTCTTCATATTCAT